GTCGCCCCGCCAGTAGGCGGCGAGCTCAGCTCCGAAAGGCCGGCAGGACGTCGCGGACGAAGAGGTCGAGGCCCTCCCAGTCGAACGGCGCGCGGAGGGCGAGGATCACCCATTCGGCGCCGGCTTTTGCATACGCGCCGATGCGATCCACCACCTGGGCAGGGGTGCCGACCAGGATGCCCGGGCGGACGAGGTCGGTCATCGGCCCGAACATGAGGCGGAGGTTCTCCTCCTGCCGTCGCACGGCGGCCTCGTCGCGCCCGAGGGCCAGCCCCAGGTTCACGGTCCGCGTGATGGCACGCGGGTCCCGGCGCTCGCGCGCGCACCAGCGATCGAGCGTGGCGTTGCGATCCGCGAAGACCTCGGGCGCGAGGAACGGCGCGTTCCAGCCGTCGGCGTGGCGCGCGACGATGCGGAGCAGGCGACGCTCCCCCTGCCCGCCGATCCAGAGACGCAGCCGAGGCTGGAGGGGCCGCGGATCGCAGAGCGCGTCGGCGAGGCGCACCTGGCGTCCCTCGAACGTGACGCGTTCCCCGTCGAAGAGCCGGCGGAGCACCGCGGCCGTCTCCTCGAGGAGGTCGAGCCGCTCGCGGATGGGCGGGAACGGGATGCCGAAGGCCCGGCATTCGAGCTCGTTCCACCCCGCCCCGATGCCGAGCTCGCACCGGCCGCCGCTCACGTGGTCGATCGTCACCGCCGCCTTGGCGAGCACGCCGACCGGCCGGTAGCAGACGCAGAACACGAGGCAGCCGACGCGCACCCGGCGTGTCTCGGCGGCGAGCGCCGCCATCGTCGCGACGCCCTCGAAGGCGGGCTTCGCCGGGTCGGCGAGGTCCGACACCGAGTAGACGTGATCCCAGACCGAGCACCAGTGAAAGCCCTCGTCGTCCGCCACCCGCCACAGGCGGCGGAGGTCGGCCAGGGTGCAGTCCTGCGGGCCCGCATGGATGCCGAAGCGCATGTGCGGCCTTATACCACGCGCGAGCGGGCGCACAGTCTTCGCGCCGTCGTGCTGCTCACGCGCTCCGGCCGTGCGGCGCTCTCCCAGCCTATACTCCGATGAGGCGGTCCGCCTGTACGCGCTGCGTACCGACTTCAATAACCGACGATGGTCAACCGACGATGGTCACCCGCGTTGACACGCAGGTGGCCTGTTAGCGAAGCGCGACGGCCGCGTTGTGATGGTCATCGCCGCTGATCAGGAGCTGGACCTCGAGCGCGACCACGGGTCGGGGGATCGAGATTCACGGCCCCTGGATGCAGCCCGTCGTCGGCACGCACGCCGCTTCGGAGCGCCAGCACGCGGGTCCACCTCAGCGGCGGTGGGGACTGCTACAGCCCGGAGCCTGGCAGCCCGCCGCCGCGAAGTGGAAGACGTAGCGGCCGAGCACGGGGCTGCCGATGCTGTTGTTGATCAAGCGGCGAGCGGCCTTCGGACCACGAGCTCGTCGACATCATCATCGACGAGTACATCCGGTTCCCGCTGCCCAGCGCCCAGTAGCTTGGCTTGGGCGTGGGGTCGTGACAGAGAGCCGCCATCATGAAGAAGTGGCTGATCGGCCTCTCGGTCGTGGTCGCGCTCGTCGCCGGCTGGTTCCTCCGCCTGATGTGGCTGGCGGGCGAATTCAAGAAGCTCGAGCCCCACTTTGCGGGGGAGTGCACCCCGGTCTTCGGCGCCGTGGGGGCCGAGGACATCGTCATCCACCGTGCGGCCGGGGTCGCGTTCATCTCGGCCGCGGATCGCCGCGCGCTGATGAAGGGCGGGTCCCCACGCGGCGGGCTCTACCTGTACGACCTCTCCGACCCGCGGCACCGCCTCCGGAACCTCACGCCCGACGCGAGCCCCGAGTTCCATCCGCACGGCGTGAGCCTGCACGTCGGACCCGAGGGCCGCGTGACCCTCATGGTCGTGAACCACGAGCGTGGCAATCACACGGTCGAGATCTACGACTGGAACGGCGAGGTGCTCGCGCACCGCAGGACCATTGCCGGCCCGCTCATGGTTTCGCCGAACGACCTCCACGCGCTCGACCACGAACGGTTCATCGTCACCAACGACCACGCCAACCCGCCCGGCTTCGCACGAACGATCGAGGAGTACTTCCGGCGCGAGATCTCGAACGTTCTCTACTACGACGGATCGCGCTTCCACGAGGCCGTGGGCGGGATCGGGCTGCCGAACGGCGTCAACGCCAGCCCGGACGGCCGGACGCTCTATGTCGCCTCGACGATCACGGGGTCGATCCGCACCTTCGACCTCGACCCCTCGAGCGGGAGGCTGTCGCCGAAGGGCCGGATCGAGATTGGCAGCGGCGTTGACAACATCGACGTCGACGCGGAGGGCCGGCTCTGGGTCGCCGCCCACCCGAAGCTCCTCACGTTCGTGCGCCACGTCTCCGACCCGGCGGTGCTCGCTCCCTCGCAGGTCTTCCGGATCGACCCGGCGAGCGGTCGGGTCGAGGAGGTCTACCTCGACCTCGGCTCCGGCATTGCGGGATCGAGCGTCGCCGCGTTCCATGATGGGCGGCTGCTCATCGGCACGGTCTTCGACCCGAAGTTCCTCGACTGCCGGCTTCGCGATAGCACCTGACCGCGGCGCCGAACGGCGCCGCTGCCGCCGCTAGCGAGTCCGGCGGCGCCCGCGCCGGACGGCGGGCGGTATCCGGCGCTCGCCGTTTCCAAGCAGCCGGTCCAGGATCGCCTGCGACCGCCGCCGGACGAGCTCGTGCAACGTCCGCCGGAACGTCTCGTCCTTGAGCGTCTCGCGCGCGATCTCCTCGGCCATCCGCTCCACTGCCACGCTGACCGTCCCGACGACGCTCTGCCCCGCGCGCTCATCGATGTTCCGCTCGAGCAGCGTCTTCCGTGCCACGCCGGGGACGATACCATGCCGGCGGTTCATGAAAAGAGCCGTCGTCACCCTCGACCGCTGCCGTCGGGTGCGAGCCGCAGCCGCCCGGCGAGGTCCTCGAGCCACTCCTCGGGCGAACCGAAGCGCAGCTCCGCCTCTTTGGCCCGCGCCGAGTAGCGGTGCAGGTCGTGATCGACGACATAGCCCGCGCCGCCGTGGAGCTGGTGCGCGGCGAGCGTGATGCTCA
The sequence above is a segment of the Deltaproteobacteria bacterium genome. Coding sequences within it:
- a CDS encoding LLM class flavin-dependent oxidoreductase, which gives rise to MRFGIHAGPQDCTLADLRRLWRVADDEGFHWCSVWDHVYSVSDLADPAKPAFEGVATMAALAAETRRVRVGCLVFCVCYRPVGVLAKAAVTIDHVSGGRCELGIGAGWNELECRAFGIPFPPIRERLDLLEETAAVLRRLFDGERVTFEGRQVRLADALCDPRPLQPRLRLWIGGQGERRLLRIVARHADGWNAPFLAPEVFADRNATLDRWCARERRDPRAITRTVNLGLALGRDEAAVRRQEENLRLMFGPMTDLVRPGILVGTPAQVVDRIGAYAKAGAEWVILALRAPFDWEGLDLFVRDVLPAFRS